From the genome of Leptospira andrefontaineae, one region includes:
- a CDS encoding glutamate-5-semialdehyde dehydrogenase, giving the protein MIQRSAESIYVDELCKSAKDAYRQIRSIHTSKKNKVLEKLAAALVSRKSEILKENIKDLEAGKSKGLSSALLDRLTLDEKRIQSLANAVLEIKALPDPVGETVRGTTLPNGIRLNTKRVPLGVVMVIYESRPNVTIDVGALSFKSGNACILRGGSEAIHSNTILAKIFQDCLKEEGLSPNAVTFVDRTEREYMIPFLKQTSYIDIVVPRGGEGLIRFVSENSLIPVVKHDKGVVNLYIDKSADPKKVLPIAVNSKVQRPGVCNAAENLIIHSEYPYTKELLEELASKGVQLLLDPRSLAIFPKGQPVKEEDYLEEFLDLRFSVKTVDKIDEAIEFIEATSSGHTEAIVTEDVSAANFFSRSLDSAAIFVNISTRFHDGGEFGLGAEVGISTGKLHVRGPMGLVHLTTTTTYAEGEGQVRG; this is encoded by the coding sequence ATGATCCAAAGATCCGCAGAATCCATCTACGTGGATGAACTTTGTAAATCCGCAAAAGATGCTTATAGACAAATTAGGTCCATTCATACTTCCAAAAAGAATAAGGTTTTGGAAAAGCTTGCAGCCGCTTTAGTTTCCAGAAAATCCGAAATTTTAAAAGAGAATATTAAGGATCTGGAAGCAGGAAAATCAAAAGGATTATCCTCCGCACTTTTAGATAGATTGACTCTGGATGAAAAAAGGATCCAAAGCCTAGCTAACGCAGTTTTAGAAATTAAGGCTCTTCCTGATCCAGTAGGAGAAACTGTAAGAGGAACTACTCTTCCGAATGGAATACGTTTAAATACAAAAAGAGTACCATTGGGCGTGGTCATGGTCATCTATGAATCCAGACCGAATGTTACGATCGATGTGGGTGCGTTATCTTTTAAATCCGGGAACGCATGTATCTTAAGAGGCGGTTCCGAAGCAATTCACTCTAATACGATACTTGCTAAAATTTTCCAAGACTGTTTAAAAGAAGAAGGTTTGTCTCCGAATGCTGTCACCTTCGTAGATAGAACGGAAAGAGAATATATGATCCCTTTCCTAAAACAAACTTCTTATATTGATATAGTAGTTCCTAGAGGCGGAGAAGGTCTCATCCGTTTTGTTTCCGAAAACTCTCTTATCCCTGTGGTGAAACATGATAAGGGAGTGGTGAATCTTTATATAGATAAGTCTGCAGATCCTAAAAAAGTCTTACCGATCGCAGTCAATTCCAAGGTACAAAGACCTGGAGTTTGTAATGCTGCGGAAAACTTAATTATACATTCCGAATATCCTTATACCAAAGAATTATTGGAAGAACTCGCATCTAAAGGAGTACAACTTCTTTTGGATCCAAGATCTCTCGCGATTTTTCCCAAAGGCCAACCGGTTAAGGAAGAAGATTACTTAGAAGAATTTTTAGATCTAAGATTTTCCGTCAAAACAGTGGATAAGATAGACGAAGCGATCGAATTCATAGAAGCAACTAGCTCCGGTCATACGGAAGCGATTGTGACTGAAGATGTAAGTGCTGCGAACTTTTTTAGTCGTTCCTTGGATTCAGCTGCGATCTTTGTGAATATCTCCACTCGTTTTCATGATGGAGGAGAATTCGGACTCGGAGCAGAAGTTGGAATTTCCACAGGGAAATTACATGTAAGAGGTCCGATGGGTCTTGTACATCTTACAACAACTACTACTTATGCGGAAGGAGAAGGACAGGTCCGAGGATAA
- a CDS encoding nicotinate-nicotinamide nucleotide adenylyltransferase, producing the protein MSSSGLVGVFGGSFDPPHLGHAEVVSSFWENFPNAGELLIVPNHTSPWKQNKKTPPELILNLVQVQFKNFPNTKVWDWEIKRETPSYTEETILELLKVRPNAGLALLIGEDNYSEFHKWKNWENILNKVYSLLVFRRFSESIPQNKNLQEFQNKIVFLQNRIIEAASVDLREELPKCILDNRKPIALSDEVWDIILKNRSYT; encoded by the coding sequence ATGAGCTCTTCCGGTCTGGTCGGAGTTTTTGGCGGGAGTTTTGATCCTCCTCATCTAGGCCATGCAGAAGTGGTATCCAGCTTTTGGGAGAATTTTCCGAATGCGGGGGAACTTCTAATCGTCCCAAACCATACATCTCCGTGGAAACAGAATAAAAAGACTCCTCCTGAGCTGATCCTAAATCTTGTCCAAGTTCAGTTTAAAAACTTTCCAAATACAAAGGTTTGGGACTGGGAAATCAAAAGAGAAACTCCTAGTTATACGGAAGAAACTATTTTAGAACTTTTGAAAGTAAGACCAAATGCTGGGCTTGCACTTCTAATCGGTGAAGATAATTATTCCGAATTTCATAAGTGGAAAAACTGGGAGAATATATTAAATAAGGTCTATTCTCTCTTGGTCTTTAGAAGATTTTCGGAATCCATTCCCCAAAATAAAAACCTGCAAGAATTCCAAAATAAGATCGTATTTTTACAAAATCGGATCATAGAAGCAGCTTCTGTAGATTTAAGGGAAGAACTTCCTAAATGTATTTTGGATAATAGGAAACCGATTGCTTTGTCGGATGAAGTGTGGGATATCATACTTAAGAATAGATCTTACACTTGA